In Campylobacter vicugnae, a genomic segment contains:
- a CDS encoding TatD family hydrolase yields the protein MIIDTHCHLDDARYDDIDSVIKNAFDNGVNKIIIPGADINDLPKAAQIANSNENIYFAAGVHPYEIEGYDEAVLRQFAKDPKCIAIGECGLDYFRLPDNDIDGYKAKQKDAFISQINLAIELKLPLIVHIRDANEDSLKILKEYEDRLVGGVLHCFNASPILLELSSKFYYGIGGVLTFKNGKKLVEILPKIPLDRLVLETDAPYLTPEPHRGKRNEPAFTTYVADKMTGILGMSRDEVENLTTQNANRLFGI from the coding sequence ATGATTATAGATACACATTGCCATCTAGATGATGCTAGATATGATGATATTGATAGTGTGATAAAAAATGCCTTTGATAATGGGGTAAATAAGATTATAATTCCTGGTGCTGATATAAATGATTTACCAAAAGCTGCACAAATAGCAAATTCAAATGAAAATATCTACTTTGCAGCTGGAGTACATCCATATGAGATTGAAGGTTATGATGAGGCTGTATTGCGTCAGTTTGCTAAAGATCCAAAATGCATAGCTATTGGAGAGTGTGGGCTGGATTATTTTAGGCTTCCTGATAATGATATAGATGGATATAAAGCTAAACAAAAAGATGCTTTTATCTCTCAAATAAATTTAGCAATTGAGCTTAAGCTCCCGCTGATTGTGCATATTAGAGATGCAAATGAAGATAGTCTAAAAATATTAAAAGAGTACGAAGATAGGCTAGTAGGTGGAGTTTTGCACTGCTTTAATGCTAGTCCTATATTGCTTGAGTTAAGTAGTAAATTTTATTATGGTATAGGTGGAGTTTTGACTTTTAAAAATGGTAAAAAATTGGTTGAAATTTTGCCTAAAATCCCACTTGATAGGCTTGTGCTTGAGACTGATGCTCCATATCTTACGCCTGAACCACATAGAGGCAAAAGAAATGAGCCAGCATTTACAACATATGTAGCTGATAAGATGACTGGTATTTTAGGTATGAGTAGAGATGAGGTAGAGAATTTAACTACACAAAATGCAAATAGATTATTTGGAATTTAA